From the genome of Nicotiana sylvestris chromosome 2, ASM39365v2, whole genome shotgun sequence, one region includes:
- the LOC104222322 gene encoding probable indole-3-pyruvate monooxygenase YUCCA8: MVNFNDQDFFSSKCVWVNGPVIVGAGPSGLAVGACLKEQGIPCIILEKSDCIASLWQKKTYDRLKLHLPKQFCQLPKFPFPQHYPEYPTKKQFIEYLESYARKFNINPRFNECVKFAKYDQSCKLWKVKTVLPNGSEIEYICQWLVVATGENAEKVVPDIEGLKEFGGEVIHACDYKSGEKFFGKKVLVVGCGNSGMEVSLDLCNHNAQPSMVCRSSVHVLPREIFGKSTFELAMFMMKWLPLWLVDKTILILTWFILGNIEKFGLKRPSTGPLELKNTQGKTPVLDIGTLEKIRSRKINVVPGIKRFSCGIVELVNGEKLEIDSVVLATGYCSNVPYWLQESEFFSNNGFPKAPFPNSWKGKSGLYAVGFTRRGLAGASADAIRIAQDIGIVYKQDLKQKKQKFPTHRGCISTF; the protein is encoded by the exons ATGGTTAACTTCAATGATCAAGATTTCTTTTCTAGTAAATGTGTATGGGTAAATGGTCCTGTTATTGTAGGTGCAGGTCCATCAGGACTCGCTGTGGGTGCATGTTTAAAAGAACAAGGAATTCCTTGTATTATCTTGGAAAAATCTGATTGCATTGCATCATTATGGCAGAAAAAAACTTATGATAGGTTAAAACTACACCTCCCAAAACAATTCTGTCAATTACCCAAATTCCCATTTCCACAACACTACCCTGAATACCCCACAAAGAAACAATTCATTGAATATCTTGAATCATATGCTAGAAAATTCAATATCAATCCAAGATTCAATGAGTGTGTTAAATTTGCAAAATATGATCAATCTTGCAAATTATGGAAGGTGAAAACTGTTTTACCAAATGGTTCAGAAATTGAATATATTTGTCAGTGGCTTGTTGTGGCTACAGGAGAAAATGCTGAGAAAGTTGTGCCTGATATTGAAGGTTTAAAAGAATTTGGAGGTGAAGTCATTCATGCTTGTGATTATAAGTCTGGTGAGAAGTTTTTTGGGAAAAAAGTTCTTGTTGTTGGATGTGGAAATTCTGGCATGGAAGTTTCTCTTGATCTTTGCAACCATAATGCTCAACCATCAATGGTTTGTCGTAGCTCG GTTCATGTTTTACCAAGAGAAATCTTTGGAAAATCAACATTTGAGCTAGCTATGTTTATGATGAAATGGCTACCACTTTGGCTAGTTGATAAAACTATACTCATTTTGACATGGTTTATTCTTGGAAATATTGAGAAATTTGGACTAAAAAGGCCATCAACTGGTCCTTTGGAACTAAAGAATACACAAGGGAAAACTCCTGTTTTGGATATTGGTACATTGGAAAAAATTAGATCAAGAAAAATTAATGTTGTCCCTGGAATCAAGAGGTTTTCATGTGGCATTGTTGAACTTGTCAATGGTGAAAAACTTGAAATTGATTCTGTTGTTCTTGCAACTGGTTATTGCAGCAATGTCCCTTATTGGTTACAG GAAAGTGAATTTTTTTCCAATAATGGATTCCCAAAAGCACCATTTCCAAATAGTTGGAAAGGAAAATCTGGACTATATGCAGTTGGTTTCACAAGGAGAGGGCTAGCTGGTGCTTCTGCTGATGCTATTAGAATTGCACAAGATATTGGCATAGTTTACAAACAAGATCTTAAGCAAAAAAAGCAAAAATTTCCCACACATAGAGGATGCATCTCTACCTTTTGA